A genome region from Myroides fluvii includes the following:
- a CDS encoding NADH-quinone oxidoreductase subunit N, with protein sequence MNTLIAVGVLAVIVLLAEIINLRKLIIPLTIVGLLGILGYTLCNIDVVEAHYNNMIVTTKFSSAFSSLFIALTILLVALSKDFYQTQFSKISDYISLKLFLLMGAISMVSFGNMAMFFMGLEILSITLYILCGSDRTNIKSNESAMKYFLLGSFASGVVLFGIALVYGATGSFDLAQIAQLTTTNAMPVWYALGVTMVIIGMLFKIAAVPFHFWAPDVYQGAPNLTTAMMSTLVKVTAVATLYKVSINLLHQMPSHYTTAIVVIAILTMTVGNIMALRQDNMKRLLAYSGISHAGFMMMALTALGSATPNLFYYATSYAFAGIAAFTVLTIVTKGKDNEHIDNFKGLGKSNPLLAVILSVALLSMGGIPIFAGFFGKFFLFTEAVKNGFITLVIFGVINSFISIYYYLKIIILMFAKQEEETETPAIQVPMAYTIVGLVAVAAVVVFGLCPSLVLGLFN encoded by the coding sequence ATGAATACATTAATAGCAGTTGGAGTATTAGCGGTTATCGTTCTACTAGCAGAGATCATTAATTTGAGAAAATTAATCATCCCGCTAACGATTGTAGGACTACTGGGAATTCTGGGTTACACGCTTTGCAATATTGACGTGGTGGAAGCCCATTACAACAATATGATTGTGACTACTAAGTTTTCTAGTGCCTTTTCTTCTTTATTTATTGCCCTAACTATTTTGTTAGTGGCCCTGAGTAAAGACTTTTATCAAACGCAATTTTCTAAAATATCAGACTATATTTCGTTAAAATTATTCTTGCTCATGGGAGCCATTTCCATGGTGAGTTTCGGAAATATGGCGATGTTTTTCATGGGATTAGAAATTCTTTCTATTACCCTATATATTCTTTGTGGATCCGATCGTACCAACATCAAGAGTAACGAATCGGCCATGAAATATTTCTTATTGGGGTCTTTTGCTTCTGGTGTAGTTCTTTTCGGAATTGCCTTAGTTTATGGAGCAACAGGATCATTTGACTTAGCGCAAATTGCCCAATTAACAACAACAAATGCAATGCCGGTTTGGTATGCTTTAGGAGTAACCATGGTCATCATCGGTATGTTGTTTAAAATCGCAGCTGTACCTTTCCATTTCTGGGCACCAGACGTATACCAAGGAGCACCAAACTTAACAACGGCTATGATGAGTACGTTAGTAAAAGTAACAGCTGTTGCAACCTTGTATAAAGTATCGATCAACTTATTACACCAAATGCCATCGCACTATACAACCGCTATTGTAGTGATTGCAATCTTAACGATGACAGTGGGTAATATCATGGCGTTACGCCAAGATAATATGAAGCGTTTATTGGCTTATTCGGGTATTTCGCATGCTGGTTTTATGATGATGGCGTTAACTGCTTTAGGTAGCGCAACGCCAAACTTATTCTACTACGCTACTTCGTATGCCTTTGCAGGTATTGCTGCTTTTACCGTATTAACGATTGTAACCAAAGGAAAAGACAACGAACACATCGATAACTTCAAAGGATTAGGCAAATCTAACCCCCTTTTAGCGGTTATCTTATCCGTTGCCTTATTATCTATGGGAGGTATTCCAATCTTCGCTGGTTTCTTCGGAAAATTCTTCTTATTCACAGAAGCAGTGAAAAACGGATTCATCACTTTAGTAATCTTCGGGGTAATCAACTCTTTCATCAGTATTTACTACTACTTAAAAATCATCATCTTGATGTTTGCTAAGCAAGAGGAAGAAACAGAAACACCAGCAATTCAAGTGCCAATGGCCTATACAATCGTTGGTTTAGTCGCTGTTGCTGCCGTTGTAGTATTCGGTTTATGTCCTTCACTTGTTTTAGGACTCTTCAACTAA
- a CDS encoding FeoB-associated Cys-rich membrane protein produces the protein MNYQEIIVYALLLFAIGYFVKKSFGKKSNKKGGGSCGSGNCGCS, from the coding sequence ATGAATTATCAAGAAATCATCGTTTATGCCTTATTGCTTTTTGCCATTGGTTATTTTGTAAAAAAGAGCTTTGGTAAAAAGAGTAACAAAAAAGGAGGCGGCTCTTGTGGGAGCGGAAACTGTGGGTGTTCGTAA
- the feoB gene encoding ferrous iron transport protein B, which yields MKKDIKVALIGNPNVGKTSVFNALTGLNHKIGNYPGITVDKKSGTTKLNDEVTATIIDLPGTYSINASSEDERIVLDLLFDSTNEDYPDVAIVVAEIENLKRNLLLFTQVKELGFPTVLAINMADHLDEKGISIQVAALEKKLNTKIVLMSAKKKLGIQELKQAVVDYKNYSIEPCLNATDVDPEFFGKLALTFSNLSVFKLWMIYSQDISIGNIGKKDIEAKGIHLSDNEIKKLQHKKTIKRYQFINDTLKETYTRDTSKATGLRSKVDRILTHKVYGYLIFFGIMMLVFQAIFEWSSIPMDWIDEQFSNLGSWVHEVMEPGKLTDLIADGIVPGIGGVMPFIPQIAILFMFISILEETGYMSRVVFLMDKLMRPFGLSGKSVVPLISGNACAIPAIMSARNIENPKERLITILVTPFTTCSARIPVYIIIIALVIPETRLFGFLSLQGLTLTLFYFIGFLAALVSSWALSKYIKSERKSYFVIEMPNYRTPIIKNVVANMYEKTKAFVVGAGKIIFVLSIIIWFLGAHGPGDKFENAEEHMAQIHQGQEVSEEEMSEYVAGYRLENSYIGILGKSIEPVIKPLGYDWKVGIAVLSSFVGREIFVGVLGTIYNVGSGDENDEDGRIKQKMAAEIWPDTGEKVFTLASGVSLMFFYAFAMQCTATVAIVRRETKSWKWTIYQLVFMTVLAYVAAFIAYQLLK from the coding sequence ATGAAAAAAGATATTAAAGTTGCCCTAATAGGTAATCCTAATGTAGGTAAAACCTCCGTTTTCAATGCCTTAACGGGTTTAAATCACAAAATCGGTAACTATCCTGGTATTACCGTAGATAAAAAATCAGGTACAACCAAATTAAACGATGAGGTAACGGCTACCATCATCGATTTGCCTGGTACCTACAGTATCAATGCCAGTTCAGAAGATGAACGCATTGTTTTGGATTTATTGTTTGATTCAACCAATGAAGACTATCCTGATGTGGCCATTGTTGTGGCTGAAATCGAAAACTTAAAGCGAAATTTATTGCTGTTCACCCAAGTAAAAGAATTGGGTTTCCCGACGGTCTTAGCTATTAATATGGCGGATCACCTGGATGAAAAAGGAATTAGCATTCAAGTCGCTGCCTTAGAAAAGAAACTAAATACCAAGATTGTTTTGATGAGTGCCAAGAAAAAACTGGGCATTCAAGAATTAAAACAAGCGGTAGTAGATTATAAAAATTACTCCATTGAACCTTGTTTAAATGCAACGGATGTAGATCCGGAGTTCTTTGGAAAATTAGCCTTGACGTTTTCCAATCTTTCTGTTTTTAAATTGTGGATGATTTATTCGCAAGATATTAGCATTGGCAATATTGGGAAGAAAGACATCGAGGCTAAAGGCATTCACTTGTCTGACAACGAAATAAAAAAATTACAACATAAAAAAACCATCAAGCGCTATCAGTTTATCAATGATACGCTGAAAGAAACCTATACGCGTGATACATCAAAAGCTACGGGACTCCGTTCAAAAGTGGATCGAATCCTAACGCATAAAGTGTATGGGTATTTGATTTTCTTCGGAATCATGATGTTGGTTTTCCAAGCGATTTTTGAATGGTCTAGTATTCCAATGGATTGGATTGATGAGCAATTCTCTAATTTGGGATCATGGGTACACGAAGTGATGGAACCCGGTAAACTGACGGATTTAATTGCCGATGGTATTGTACCAGGGATAGGAGGGGTGATGCCGTTTATTCCGCAGATTGCCATTCTATTTATGTTCATTTCGATTTTGGAAGAAACAGGGTATATGAGTCGCGTGGTTTTCTTGATGGACAAATTAATGCGTCCGTTTGGATTGAGTGGAAAATCAGTAGTGCCGTTGATTTCAGGTAATGCGTGTGCAATTCCTGCGATTATGTCGGCTCGTAATATCGAGAATCCCAAAGAACGATTGATTACGATCTTAGTTACGCCGTTCACAACTTGTTCTGCCCGTATTCCGGTGTATATTATTATCATTGCCTTAGTTATTCCAGAAACGCGTTTGTTTGGCTTTTTAAGCTTGCAAGGATTGACCTTGACGTTGTTTTATTTCATTGGATTCTTAGCTGCTTTGGTATCTTCTTGGGCGTTGAGTAAGTACATCAAGAGCGAACGCAAATCGTATTTTGTGATTGAAATGCCAAATTACCGCACGCCAATTATCAAAAACGTGGTGGCGAATATGTATGAAAAGACCAAAGCTTTCGTAGTAGGAGCCGGAAAGATCATCTTCGTCTTATCGATTATCATTTGGTTTTTAGGGGCACATGGTCCTGGAGATAAGTTTGAAAATGCAGAAGAACACATGGCACAGATTCACCAAGGACAAGAGGTATCTGAAGAGGAAATGAGTGAATACGTGGCGGGTTATCGTTTAGAAAATTCGTATATCGGAATATTAGGTAAATCCATCGAACCTGTAATCAAACCATTGGGCTATGATTGGAAGGTTGGGATTGCCGTATTGTCGTCTTTTGTAGGGCGTGAGATTTTTGTTGGGGTTCTGGGAACGATTTACAATGTAGGATCGGGTGATGAAAACGACGAAGATGGACGTATCAAACAAAAAATGGCCGCTGAAATATGGCCCGATACGGGAGAAAAGGTATTTACCTTGGCCAGTGGAGTTTCCTTGATGTTTTTCTATGCCTTTGCCATGCAGTGTACTGCTACGGTGGCTATTGTACGAAGAGAAACAAAATCGTGGAAATGGACGATCTATCAATTGGTGTTTATGACGGTTCTCGCTTATGTGGCAGCGTTTATAGCCTATCAACTCTTAAAGTAA
- a CDS encoding FeoA family protein, producing MNTTLDLLKRNEKGVIADFDMHKVPLKLLEMGCLPGNAVELLEVAPLGDPIYFCINDTHLSIRKELAREIVVSLEGHLK from the coding sequence GTGAATACAACATTAGACTTATTGAAAAGAAATGAAAAGGGCGTTATTGCTGATTTTGACATGCATAAAGTTCCTTTAAAATTATTAGAAATGGGATGTTTACCAGGTAATGCCGTAGAGCTTTTGGAAGTAGCTCCTTTAGGAGATCCTATTTATTTCTGTATCAATGATACACATCTATCGATTCGCAAAGAATTAGCGAGAGAAATTGTAGTGAGCTTAGAAGGCCATTTGAAGTAA
- a CDS encoding SCO family protein has product MFQFFKRYRYFFLFFFLMSCGILILFYNALKYRKSLPVYTPSMVNPEMVDSLIQHEANKQKHRIAPFTFINQNGDTITNKEYDGHIYVADFFFTTCPTICPIMGDNMEWLQEKIKAVPGVKLLSHTVTPDIDSVPVLKEYALKRGVDDAVWNLVTGDKRDIYFMARNSYLAVKTGSPDEMYDMVHTENFVLVDSEGRIRGFYDGTNLNTKDPENKNMEELWEDIQWLYEHEKKSK; this is encoded by the coding sequence ATGTTTCAATTTTTTAAACGCTATAGATATTTCTTTCTATTTTTCTTTTTGATGAGTTGTGGAATTCTCATTTTGTTTTACAATGCATTGAAATACAGAAAGAGCTTGCCTGTGTATACCCCTTCCATGGTCAATCCAGAAATGGTGGATAGCTTAATCCAACACGAGGCGAATAAACAAAAACACCGCATCGCTCCTTTTACATTTATCAACCAAAATGGAGATACCATTACCAATAAAGAGTACGATGGACATATATATGTAGCGGATTTCTTTTTTACTACTTGTCCGACGATTTGCCCGATTATGGGAGATAATATGGAGTGGTTGCAAGAAAAGATTAAAGCTGTACCAGGAGTGAAGTTGTTATCACATACGGTAACGCCTGATATAGATAGTGTACCTGTTTTAAAGGAATATGCGTTAAAAAGAGGAGTGGATGATGCTGTTTGGAATTTAGTTACGGGAGATAAACGCGATATCTACTTTATGGCAAGGAATTCTTATTTAGCAGTAAAGACTGGATCACCAGACGAAATGTACGATATGGTACACACCGAAAACTTTGTTTTAGTGGATAGCGAAGGTCGAATTCGAGGGTTTTATGACGGCACGAATCTCAATACCAAAGATCCAGAAAATAAGAATATGGAAGAGCTGTGGGAAGACATCCAATGGTTGTATGAACACGAGAAAAAATCAAAGTAA
- a CDS encoding M13 family metallopeptidase: MKKRVLLTSGLALASLVACKDGKKTEEVVDQENHGINLEYMDLSVNPGDDFFRFVNGTWYDNTEIPNDRTRWGSFDELRQNTDKDALAILKEAAEAHNLDAKSDQAKAVALFESYLDNTTRNSVGVTPLKPYLDQINAIQSPADVTKLINDLADEGGLGFYSSYVYADMKNSNENTIYLGTGSLGLPDRDYYVLQEADMKEKREQYVAHVARMLEMAGESKEEAAADSKRVLAIETKMAEPRLTRVERRDSRLTYNPMTLAELQKLAPVVDWTAYFAATGLKNIDKVVVDQPKYMKALNDILSAKNIGDVKAYLKWTLVNGYASTLSTEMETANWEFYSKTLEGAKEQRPAEERALAVVNNTIGEALGQLYVAKKFPAEAKAKAQAMIKNVLTAFGERIKNLPWMAEETKKGALEKLATTTVKIGYPDKWEDYSKMDIKSPAAKGNYFENMRNASKWEVAKNREDYGKPVDKSRWGMSPQTVNAYFNPLYNEIVFPAAILQPPFYDYKADEAINYGGIGAVIGHEISHSFDDSGARYDKNGNLNNWWTDADLERFTVLGDRLASQYSALEPLPGVFVDGKFTLGENIGDLGGVNAAYDGLKIYLKENGDPGLIDGYTPEQRFFISWGTIWRTKARDEAVKNQVKTDPHAPGYYRAFVPLQNVDAFYEAFDIKETNKLYIKPEERVKIW, translated from the coding sequence ATGAAAAAAAGAGTATTATTAACCTCTGGTCTAGCTCTAGCTTCATTAGTTGCTTGTAAAGACGGCAAAAAAACTGAAGAAGTTGTAGATCAAGAAAATCACGGCATTAACTTAGAGTACATGGATCTAAGTGTTAATCCTGGAGATGACTTTTTCCGTTTTGTAAACGGTACGTGGTATGATAACACCGAAATTCCGAACGATAGAACACGTTGGGGAAGTTTTGATGAATTGAGACAAAACACAGATAAAGACGCTTTAGCTATTTTAAAAGAAGCTGCTGAGGCTCATAATCTAGATGCTAAATCGGATCAAGCGAAAGCAGTTGCTTTGTTTGAATCGTATTTAGACAATACTACGCGTAACAGTGTAGGTGTTACTCCTCTAAAACCCTACTTGGATCAAATCAATGCGATTCAAAGTCCAGCTGACGTTACTAAATTGATCAACGATTTAGCAGATGAAGGTGGTTTAGGATTCTACTCTTCATATGTGTATGCGGATATGAAAAACTCAAATGAAAACACCATTTATTTGGGTACAGGTTCTTTGGGATTACCTGACCGCGATTACTATGTGTTGCAAGAGGCAGACATGAAAGAAAAACGCGAGCAATATGTGGCACACGTAGCGCGTATGTTAGAAATGGCGGGAGAGTCAAAAGAAGAAGCTGCTGCAGATTCTAAACGCGTATTAGCTATCGAAACAAAAATGGCTGAGCCCCGTTTAACGAGAGTTGAGCGTCGTGATAGTCGCTTAACCTACAATCCAATGACCCTTGCTGAGTTACAAAAATTAGCACCGGTTGTAGATTGGACGGCTTATTTTGCGGCTACAGGATTGAAAAACATCGACAAAGTGGTGGTTGATCAACCCAAATACATGAAAGCATTAAACGACATTTTATCAGCTAAAAACATCGGAGATGTAAAAGCATACTTAAAATGGACGTTAGTAAACGGATATGCTAGTACGTTATCTACAGAAATGGAAACGGCAAACTGGGAGTTCTATTCTAAAACATTAGAGGGAGCTAAGGAACAAAGACCAGCAGAAGAAAGAGCACTTGCTGTAGTAAACAATACTATTGGTGAGGCTTTAGGTCAATTATACGTGGCGAAGAAATTCCCTGCTGAAGCAAAAGCGAAAGCACAAGCGATGATCAAAAACGTATTAACAGCATTTGGTGAGCGAATCAAAAACTTACCTTGGATGGCTGAAGAGACTAAAAAAGGGGCGTTAGAAAAATTAGCGACTACTACAGTTAAGATTGGTTACCCGGACAAATGGGAGGATTATTCTAAAATGGATATCAAATCTCCTGCTGCTAAAGGAAACTATTTTGAAAACATGAGAAATGCTTCGAAATGGGAAGTAGCGAAGAACAGAGAAGACTATGGCAAACCCGTAGATAAATCACGTTGGGGAATGTCACCACAAACGGTAAATGCGTATTTCAACCCATTATACAACGAAATCGTATTCCCTGCGGCTATCTTACAACCTCCATTCTACGATTATAAAGCAGATGAGGCAATCAACTACGGAGGTATCGGTGCGGTTATCGGACACGAAATCTCTCACAGTTTTGATGACTCTGGAGCTCGTTATGACAAAAATGGTAACTTAAACAACTGGTGGACAGATGCTGACTTAGAGCGTTTCACTGTTTTAGGTGATCGATTAGCGTCTCAATACAGTGCTTTAGAGCCACTTCCAGGTGTTTTCGTAGATGGTAAATTTACATTAGGTGAGAACATTGGAGATTTAGGTGGAGTAAACGCGGCTTATGACGGTTTAAAAATCTACTTGAAAGAAAACGGTGATCCAGGTTTAATCGATGGATATACACCAGAACAACGTTTCTTTATCTCTTGGGGTACAATCTGGAGAACAAAAGCACGTGATGAAGCTGTTAAGAATCAAGTAAAAACAGATCCACACGCGCCAGGTTATTATAGAGCATTTGTTCCTTTGCAAAATGTTGATGCTTTCTACGAAGCATTTGATATTAAAGAAACAAACAAGCTTTACATCAAACCAGAAGAACGAGTGAAGATTTGGTAA
- a CDS encoding four helix bundle protein, protein MMTHKDLEVWKVSRQYVLDIYKMTSLFPQDEMYGLTSQIRRSAISIPSNIAEGCGRRSNKELIQFLYIAIGSLSELETQLLIASDLDFCNMEDCNFDILISIRKMLFGLIKAVS, encoded by the coding sequence ATGATGACACACAAAGATTTAGAAGTTTGGAAAGTTAGTAGGCAATATGTCCTAGATATTTATAAAATGACAAGTTTATTTCCACAAGATGAAATGTATGGTTTAACAAGCCAAATAAGAAGAAGTGCAATATCTATTCCTTCTAATATAGCAGAAGGATGTGGCAGAAGGAGTAATAAAGAATTGATACAGTTTCTTTATATTGCTATAGGGAGTTTGTCAGAGTTAGAGACTCAATTGTTAATAGCTTCTGATTTAGATTTCTGTAATATGGAAGATTGTAATTTCGATATTCTTATAAGTATTAGAAAAATGCTTTTTGGATTAATTAAAGCGGTCAGCTAA
- a CDS encoding S41 family peptidase: MKKFFWPFIVAVSISLGVLLGGFLVSASQRSQGNFFTNHNKLKLNRLLDFIEQEYVDQVDTDSIVDRTVSTILEQLDPHSVYIGKDLMKEVTESMQGSFVGIGVQYYLYQDSLAVIKSIEGGPSIHAGILAGDRILKANQRVLHGKEISSDTVSSVLRGDEGTAITLEIYRKTTQERKNIVVKREPIPLKSVDVALKLDNQYGYIKINRFSGTTYEEFQAGLLQLIEEDIQGLIIDLRDNSGGYMDQSTKILNDLLQTDQTIVKTINRGGQEKVTKAKSTNLFTTKPLYVFVNENSASASEIIAGAIQDNDRGTIVGRRTFGKGLVQRELMLGDGSAIRLTTARYYTPSGRSIQKNYKNGIEDYNNDFRSRYEHGELYAADSIKVADSLQFKTLKGRIVYGGGGIVPDVFVPIARKHGEEAIVMMMKSGMVSYYVFQEIDQARQMYNQMTTTELIEYLQTDKKEYSSFKRHLESNKLFFKLDRHKELVMHFLIAEYLNQLKSQKDYYEWLLKIDPMVLKISS, from the coding sequence ATGAAAAAGTTTTTTTGGCCTTTTATTGTTGCAGTATCTATTTCTCTTGGCGTTTTGTTAGGTGGTTTTTTAGTGTCTGCCTCTCAGCGTTCTCAAGGTAATTTTTTCACGAATCACAATAAACTAAAACTCAATCGCTTGCTCGATTTTATTGAGCAAGAATACGTAGATCAAGTAGATACGGATTCTATTGTAGATCGCACCGTTAGTACGATTTTAGAACAATTAGATCCGCATTCGGTGTACATCGGGAAAGATTTGATGAAAGAGGTGACAGAATCGATGCAAGGAAGCTTTGTCGGTATTGGGGTTCAATATTATTTATACCAAGATTCGTTGGCGGTGATTAAATCAATCGAAGGAGGACCTTCCATTCATGCCGGTATTCTGGCAGGAGATCGCATCCTCAAAGCAAATCAACGCGTATTGCACGGAAAGGAAATCTCTTCCGATACGGTGTCGTCAGTACTGAGAGGAGATGAAGGAACAGCAATTACCTTGGAGATTTATCGCAAAACGACCCAAGAACGAAAAAATATTGTGGTAAAACGAGAACCAATACCCTTGAAGAGTGTAGATGTGGCCCTTAAATTAGATAACCAATACGGTTATATTAAAATTAATCGTTTTTCGGGTACCACTTATGAGGAGTTCCAAGCGGGTTTACTCCAATTAATTGAAGAGGATATTCAAGGGCTGATTATTGATCTACGCGATAATAGTGGGGGCTATATGGATCAATCGACCAAAATTTTGAATGACTTGCTACAGACCGATCAAACCATTGTGAAAACGATTAATCGCGGTGGTCAAGAAAAAGTAACCAAAGCAAAGAGTACGAATTTGTTTACCACAAAACCACTCTACGTCTTTGTCAATGAAAATAGCGCCTCGGCGAGTGAGATTATAGCAGGAGCCATTCAGGATAACGATAGAGGTACGATTGTAGGAAGACGCACCTTCGGAAAAGGATTGGTACAACGTGAATTAATGCTAGGTGATGGTTCTGCGATACGCTTGACCACCGCTCGGTATTATACCCCATCGGGACGATCTATTCAAAAGAATTACAAAAACGGGATAGAAGACTACAACAACGATTTCCGTTCGCGATATGAACATGGAGAATTGTATGCTGCTGATAGTATCAAAGTAGCGGATAGCTTACAGTTTAAAACCTTAAAAGGCCGAATCGTTTATGGCGGTGGTGGTATTGTACCAGATGTATTTGTACCTATCGCAAGAAAACACGGAGAAGAAGCCATCGTGATGATGATGAAATCGGGAATGGTGAGTTATTATGTCTTCCAAGAGATCGATCAAGCACGTCAAATGTACAATCAAATGACAACTACAGAACTTATCGAATACCTTCAAACCGATAAAAAAGAATACAGCTCTTTTAAACGCCATTTGGAAAGTAATAAATTGTTCTTTAAACTGGATCGCCACAAAGAACTCGTTATGCATTTCTTAATCGCTGAGTATTTGAATCAATTGAAAAGTCAGAAGGATTATTATGAATGGTTGTTGAAGATCGATCCAATGGTTTTGAAAATTAGCAGTTAA
- a CDS encoding deoxycytidylate deaminase: MSNPKVTKYDKAYLRIAREWGQLSYCKRKKVGAIIVKDRMIISDGYNGTPTGFDNCCEDEFDQTHWYVLHAEANAILKVASSTQSCQDATLYITMSPCRDCSKLIHQAGIKRVVYVEGYKDMAGIEFLHKAGVEVVHIEDLD, from the coding sequence ATGTCAAATCCTAAAGTAACTAAGTACGATAAAGCTTATTTGCGTATTGCACGTGAATGGGGACAATTGTCGTATTGTAAGCGAAAAAAAGTCGGCGCTATCATTGTCAAAGATCGAATGATTATATCGGATGGATATAATGGAACCCCTACAGGATTCGATAACTGTTGTGAGGATGAATTTGACCAAACACATTGGTATGTACTACATGCCGAAGCGAACGCTATTCTCAAAGTAGCCAGTTCTACCCAAAGCTGTCAAGATGCAACCTTGTATATTACGATGTCTCCTTGTCGCGATTGTAGTAAATTAATCCATCAAGCGGGTATTAAACGCGTCGTATACGTAGAAGGATATAAAGATATGGCAGGTATTGAATTTCTGCATAAAGCTGGTGTTGAAGTAGTCCATATCGAAGATTTAGATTAA
- a CDS encoding tellurite resistance TerB family protein produces MAYLDLYDSGFKERNKGHFASIVRVALANGDISEEELKFLNELADKLDITVEDYEKIMANPEKYPVNPPYLEINRIERLYDLARMVYVNHVLGPKQKDILRKFTAALGFTGDIDLIVNKSLSLLVLGVDIDTFITEIQQLKH; encoded by the coding sequence ATGGCTTATTTAGATTTGTATGACAGTGGCTTTAAAGAGCGTAACAAGGGACATTTTGCGTCTATTGTTCGCGTGGCTTTAGCCAACGGAGATATCAGTGAAGAAGAGCTTAAATTCTTAAATGAATTAGCGGATAAATTAGATATCACAGTAGAAGACTATGAGAAAATCATGGCCAACCCCGAAAAATACCCTGTTAACCCTCCCTATTTGGAGATTAACAGAATTGAACGTTTATATGATTTAGCGCGTATGGTGTATGTGAATCATGTATTAGGACCTAAACAGAAAGATATTTTACGCAAATTTACAGCGGCATTAGGCTTTACAGGTGACATTGATTTAATTGTCAACAAATCACTATCACTCTTAGTGTTAGGCGTTGATATCGACACTTTCATAACCGAAATACAACAGTTAAAACATTAA
- the fbp gene encoding class 1 fructose-bisphosphatase: MTTKRHQTLGEFIIDKQEDFKFSSGELSRLINSLRLAAKVVSHQVNQAGLVDIVGAFGTENVQGEQQQKLDVYANEVFINTLVNREIVCGIASEEEDDFITIHGKKGDNDSKYVVLIDPLDGSSNIDVNVSVGTIFSIYRRVTPEGTPVQLEDFLQKGENQVAAGYIVYGSSTMLVYTTGAGVNGFTLNPAIGTFYLSHPNMKIKEDGSIYSINEGNYIQFPQGVKDYLKYCQEEQGDRPYSARYIGSLVSDIHRNILKGGIYIYPTSTKAPKGKLRLLYECNPIAFIMEQAGGRASDGYNRIMEIEPTELHQRVPFFCGSKNMVEKAEEFMALHQ, from the coding sequence ATGACAACAAAAAGACACCAAACACTAGGGGAGTTTATTATTGACAAACAAGAGGATTTTAAATTCTCATCAGGAGAGCTTTCTCGTTTAATTAACTCTTTACGACTTGCTGCAAAGGTAGTTAGCCACCAAGTAAATCAAGCAGGTTTAGTTGATATTGTTGGGGCTTTTGGTACAGAAAACGTACAAGGAGAGCAACAACAAAAACTAGATGTTTACGCGAATGAAGTTTTTATCAATACCTTAGTTAATCGCGAAATTGTATGTGGAATTGCTTCGGAAGAGGAAGATGATTTTATTACCATTCACGGTAAAAAAGGAGATAACGATAGCAAATATGTGGTGTTAATTGATCCGCTAGATGGATCATCTAATATTGATGTGAACGTTTCGGTGGGAACAATCTTCTCTATCTATCGTCGTGTAACACCAGAGGGAACACCAGTTCAGTTAGAGGATTTCTTGCAAAAAGGAGAAAATCAAGTGGCAGCAGGTTATATCGTGTATGGTTCATCAACGATGTTGGTGTACACAACAGGGGCAGGAGTGAACGGATTTACGCTAAATCCTGCAATTGGAACCTTCTATTTGTCTCATCCTAATATGAAGATTAAAGAAGACGGAAGTATTTATTCTATCAATGAAGGAAACTATATTCAATTCCCACAAGGAGTAAAAGACTATTTGAAATACTGTCAAGAAGAACAAGGTGATCGCCCATATTCTGCACGCTACATCGGAAGCTTAGTATCGGACATTCACCGCAACATTTTAAAAGGAGGAATTTACATTTACCCAACAAGTACGAAAGCACCAAAAGGGAAATTGAGATTGTTGTATGAATGTAATCCGATTGCTTTTATTATGGAGCAAGCGGGAGGAAGAGCCTCAGATGGTTACAATCGCATTATGGAAATTGAGCCAACGGAGCTACATCAACGTGTTCCTTTCTTCTGTGGAAGTAAAAACATGGTGGAAAAAGCGGAAGAATTTATGGCTTTACACCAATAA